The Candidatus Latescibacterota bacterium nucleotide sequence CTTGTATACAAAAGAAGCGGGATTTCTCTCAATGATAACAAGAAGATACTTGTGCAGTCACGCCTCGCAAAGCGGTTAAAGCTGCTTGGTCTAAAGGATTACAAGGAGTATTACGATTATCTTATGGGCGATGAATCGGGCGATGAACTGAGTAATTTCATAGATGTCATATCGACGAATGTGACTCACTTCTACAGAGAGGCGGAACATCTCAAGCTGCTTGGGAAGGTCGTAAGCGATTGGTCAAAAAGTGGCCGGACCAGGTTCAGGTTCTGGTCAGCAGCCTGTTCGTCAGGTGAAGAACCATTTTCGATGGCGATTACCATCGCGGAAGCTCTCAAGGGCAGGAGAGCTGATGTGAAGATACTTGCCACCGATATCTCGACCAGGATTCTCGCGAAGGCGAGAGCCGCTTGTTATCCGGCCAAAGCTGTCGAGAAGATCTCACCCATTTTAAGAGAAAAATATTTCGACAAGAAGGGATTTGGAGAGGACGCGATGTTCACGGCCAACAGCAAGCTGAAAAATCTGGTTTCGTTTGCCCGGATTAACCTTGCGGAGCCGCCTTATCCGATGCAGGGTCCATTCGATATCATATTCTGCAGAAATGTCATGATCTATTTCGATGTCAGAGTGAAGAAAATGCTGTTTGACGAATTCGGGAAGCTACTTTCTGATGCTTCATATTTGATGGTCGGCATGTCCGAGAGCACGACCGGACTCGATGTGTCATACAGGTCTGTAGCCCCATCAGTATATCGCAAGATCTGAAAGATGATGTGACAGGGAAGTTGTTGAAATAGAAAAGAGATCGATGTGCTTTCAGTTGTAGCAATTTCAGATATGAAGATAAGTGACAAAATGGATGATATCCTGGTCACCTATTCGCTCGGTTCCTGTATAGGATTATCCGTTTACGACCCTGTGGCGAAGGTCGGCGGAATGGTCCATTGTATGTTGCCTCTGTCAAAAGTGGATCCGGCAAAGGCGAAGACAAATCCACATATGTTCACAGATATTTCAATCCCTACCCTTCTTGAAGAGTTGTTCAAAAGAGGAGCTACCAGAAATAATCTTGTTGTCAAAGTAGCCGGGTGTTCAAGCCTTTTGGACAACAAAGGACTGTTTAAGATAGGTGAGCGGAATTATACGGTCTGCAGAAAGATCCTGTGGAAGAACAATATCCTGATAGATGGCGAGGAAGTAGGAGGGGCGAAGCCAAGGACCCTTCTTTTGTATATGGATTCCGGAAGGACAACCGTAAAGAATGCGGGAACGGAGGTAGAGATTTGAAACGAAGAGAAGAAATATTAAAAAGGTTGAAAAAAATTAATGCTATTCCCGGGGCTGGAGTCACAGTGATCAATTTGCTTCAGAATCCGGATTTCGACGTGAACGATCTCATCTCCCGTATCGAATTCGATGCATCGCTCACCTCCAATGTCCTGAGAATGGCGAATTCCTCGATGTATGGTTACTCGGGTACTACAGGATCGCTCAAGGAAGCAGTTGTGAGGCTTGGAGCAAACAACATATACAAGATGGTCGTAGCCTCCGTCGTAGCCCCCGTCGCCAGGCAATCGATAAGGGGATACGATCTTCCTGCGGGAGAATTGTGGTTGCACGCTGCTTCTACAGCCGTAGGGATAGAGAAGATAGCTCTGCATATGAATATCAAACTGCCGAATTATGCTTTCACTGCGGGTATTCTACACGATATCGGAAAGATCGCTATAGGCACGCTGCTTGAGGTGGACGACGAACCGATCAGGTTCCTTCTCAGAAGAAAACGATATTCGTTTGAAGTCGCGGAAGAGAAGGTCCTCGGGATCAATCACGCTGAAGCAGGGGCCATACTGCTCAAGAGCTGGAATTTCCCAGAAGAGATAGTGGATGCTGTCAGATGGCATCACGAGCCGAGCAAAGCCTCAGGAGATTCCACAGTGGTCGAATTGCTGCATCTTGCGGACTCATTCAGCATGATGGGTGGATTCGGGAATGGGAAAGACGGTCTTTATTACAAACTCGATTCGGACGTGTTTGAAAAATATGGAATAAAGAATAATAAAGCTGAAGAGATCATAGCGAGTATCACACTCGCTCTCGAAGAATTGAAAGACTGTTACGAAATTGATTTTTCTCTGGGAGGAAAAACCGATGTCACTGAATGTTCTAGTTGTTGATGATTCCAAGATCATTCGCGCCGTAATCAAAAAAACACTTGGCCTGTCAGGTGTTCCTGTCGCCGAGTTCTACCAGGCGGAAAACGGCCAGGAGGCACTGGATATCCTGAAAGACAACTGGGTAGACATAATATTTGCCGATATCAACATGCCGGTCATGAACGGGATCGAGATGGTGGAGAGGATGGCAGAGGATGGGATCCTGAAAACCACTCCCGTGATCATGGTCTCGACGGAAGGTAGCGCCTTGCGGATCAAGCAGTTGAAAGAAAAAGGAGTCAGTGCCTATATCCGCAAACCGTTCACACCGGAACTCCTTCGAGAAGTAGTGGATTCGATTGTGGAGGTGAGATGTGCAGATTCAAAATGACATAATCGACACTGTCTTCTGCGATGTCCTGGAGCAACTGGCATTCATGTTCGGAGAGAGTGTGCCTGTCGATGAAATGCCGGAAGCTGTCGATAATGGCCTTGCTGCTACAATGAATTTCTCGGGAGATTCAACGGGTGTGATCACACTGGTCATCCCGGCGGATATGCGGGGAGAATTTGCCGATAATATCCTCGGGATGGATCTGGATGCCGATGCCGGAGTCGAGGACGAAGACGATGCAGTTCGAGAAGTCCTGAATATTATCGCTGGTAATGTCCTGACCGCCCTTGCTGGAGAAAACGCGTTGTTCGACCTGGCTGTTCCCGAAACGAGGCATATCCTCTCGGATGAATGGGACAGTATATTGAGTGACTCAGGGTCGATATGCTTCATGCTTGATGAAATGCCGGTCATTCTCAATCTTGCAGTCGAGGGATAAGATATATGCCTATAAAAGTCCTGGTAGTCGATGATTCAGCCGTCGTAAGAAGAATATTTACCAACGAGCTTTCCCGTGACCCCGAGATCGTAGTCGTAGGCACGGCTCCGGATCCATATATAGCCCGCAACAAAATAGTCCAGCTCAAACCTGACGTGATCACTCTGGATGTAGAGATGCCCAGGATGGATGGCATCACATTCCTGAAGAAGCTTATGCATTACCATCCGATACCTGTGATCGTAGTATCCTCATTGACTCCCAAGGGAGGCCAGGTCGCAATGGAGGCCATCGATTCCGGC carries:
- a CDS encoding chemotaxis protein CheD: MKISDKMDDILVTYSLGSCIGLSVYDPVAKVGGMVHCMLPLSKVDPAKAKTNPHMFTDISIPTLLEELFKRGATRNNLVVKVAGCSSLLDNKGLFKIGERNYTVCRKILWKNNILIDGEEVGGAKPRTLLLYMDSGRTTVKNAGTEVEI
- a CDS encoding chemotaxis protein CheX produces the protein MQIQNDIIDTVFCDVLEQLAFMFGESVPVDEMPEAVDNGLAATMNFSGDSTGVITLVIPADMRGEFADNILGMDLDADAGVEDEDDAVREVLNIIAGNVLTALAGENALFDLAVPETRHILSDEWDSILSDSGSICFMLDEMPVILNLAVEG
- a CDS encoding response regulator encodes the protein MSLNVLVVDDSKIIRAVIKKTLGLSGVPVAEFYQAENGQEALDILKDNWVDIIFADINMPVMNGIEMVERMAEDGILKTTPVIMVSTEGSALRIKQLKEKGVSAYIRKPFTPELLREVVDSIVEVRCADSK
- a CDS encoding HDOD domain-containing protein codes for the protein MKRREEILKRLKKINAIPGAGVTVINLLQNPDFDVNDLISRIEFDASLTSNVLRMANSSMYGYSGTTGSLKEAVVRLGANNIYKMVVASVVAPVARQSIRGYDLPAGELWLHAASTAVGIEKIALHMNIKLPNYAFTAGILHDIGKIAIGTLLEVDDEPIRFLLRRKRYSFEVAEEKVLGINHAEAGAILLKSWNFPEEIVDAVRWHHEPSKASGDSTVVELLHLADSFSMMGGFGNGKDGLYYKLDSDVFEKYGIKNNKAEEIIASITLALEELKDCYEIDFSLGGKTDVTECSSC
- a CDS encoding protein-glutamate O-methyltransferase CheR is translated as MSVVLLEKVELNDRLFEKYKDLVYKRSGISLNDNKKILVQSRLAKRLKLLGLKDYKEYYDYLMGDESGDELSNFIDVISTNVTHFYREAEHLKLLGKVVSDWSKSGRTRFRFWSAACSSGEEPFSMAITIAEALKGRRADVKILATDISTRILAKARAACYPAKAVEKISPILREKYFDKKGFGEDAMFTANSKLKNLVSFARINLAEPPYPMQGPFDIIFCRNVMIYFDVRVKKMLFDEFGKLLSDASYLMVGMSESTTGLDVSYRSVAPSVYRKI